Proteins encoded in a region of the Pieris napi chromosome 5, ilPieNapi1.2, whole genome shotgun sequence genome:
- the LOC125049308 gene encoding eukaryotic translation initiation factor 4E type 2, with protein sequence MTERKMCKFYNLNVPERRSGDTGPQDFGDDEDDRNPEDNMAPYVPPHEHRLEYNYWMWFSRRPPARDLSSTTTGYGQALRMVGCVGSVEQWWGLYTHLSRPYELPPLSDLHLFKLGIKPMWEDPANVNGGKWVVRLRKSQTEQAWEDLCMAMLGEQFMVGPELCGVVLSVRFQEDHLAVWHRTAADTTAAGRVRDALRRILQLPTTMPIEYKVHSDCLRASTSRAPDPPATDNGERST encoded by the exons ATGACAGAAAGGAAAATGTGTAAATTCTATAACTTAAACGTTCCTGAACGACGAAGCGGTGATACTGGACCTCAGGACTTTGGGGATGATGAGGACGACAGAAACCCCGAAGATAATATGGCGCCTTATGTACCGCCACATGAGCATAGGCTGGAGTATAATTACTGGATGTGGTTTTCTAGGCGGCCGCCCGCCCGAGATCTCTCATCCACCACCACTGGATATGGGCAG GCTCTCCGCATGGTAGGTTGTGTGGGATCTGTGGAGCAGTGGTGGGGCCTGTATACACATTTATCAAGGCCCTATGAGCTTCCTCCACTCTCTGATTTGCATTTGTTTAAACTTGGCATTAAACCAATGTGGGAAGATCCAGCTAATGTTAATGGTGGAAAATGG GTTGTGCGACTGCGTAAATCGCAAACAGAGCAAGCATGGGAGGACCTGTGCATGGCGATGCTTGGAGAACAGTTCATGGTTGGGCCCGAATTGTGTGGTGTTGTGCTGTCTGTTCGTTTTCAG gAAGACCACTTAGCCGTGTGGCACCGGACGGCGGCGGACACGACAGCAGCAGGTCGGGTGCGAGATGCTTTGCGCAGGATACTGCAACTTCCCACTACTATGCCCATAGAGTACAAGGTGCACAGTGACTGCCTTCGCGCCTCCACCTCAAGGGCCCCAGACCCACCAGCTACTGATAATGGCGAACGTTCAACGTAA
- the LOC125049307 gene encoding activin receptor type-2A-like yields MMATKIIFRVSLIVIGIHAAPPADENLPPRPKEGGVTTQFCEFYNNTLPEPCDRTKNDTCIPKIVKEECQPLEADKSNHCFTLWQFDNTTNTATVKVKGCFLDTVACNDRSSNCRLHNMKLPLLHCCCEGDMCNENATYPGLESSMTSQTDIPYERVPASPVPTPDDDTKRVLAYTLTPLFILFAVFVGCYLLYRKRKGGSFAELASGEASLSRPPSAGAGMENDGTSLQGQVTLCEVRARGRFGAVWRAKLGQSDVAVKVFPLQDKQSWVAEQEIYRLPRMDHPDILHYIGVDRTGDNLQAEYWLVTEYHEKGSLCDYLKAHTFTWPEAWRVAASVARGLAHLHEEGGGKPAIAHRDFKSKNVLLKADLSACIADFGLALIFVSGHGCGDAHGQVGTRRYMAPEVLDGAINFTKDAFLRIDMYACALVLWEIVSRCEAAGVDPTAQYRLPLEEEVGSHPGLEEMQETVVQRKMRPQIPPQWRDHPGLAVLCDTMEECWDHDAEARLSASCVLERIVAQRPTTSQPSLTPDTTPLLIHELNDPQPC; encoded by the exons ATGATGGccactaaaattatatttcgtGTTTCTTTGATTGTTATAG ggATCCATGCTGCACCACCAGCTGATGAAAACCTACCCCCACGACCCAAAGAAGGAGGTGTCACCACACAATTCTGTGAATTCTACAATAACACATTACCAGAGCCTTGTGATAGAACAAAGAATGACACATGTATCCCGAAGATAGTCAAGGAAGAATGCCAACCCCTAGAGGCAGATAAAAGCAATCATTGCTTTACACTATGGCaatttgataatacaacaaacaCGGCCACAGTCAAAGTTAAAGGATGTTTCCTAGATACTGTTGCATGCAATGATAGATCATCCAACTGCCGTTTGCATAACATGAAATTGCCTTTGCTTCATTGTTGCTGTGAAGGTGATATGTGTAATGAGAATGCCACCTACCCAGGTTTAGAGTCTAGTATGACATCACAAACTGATATTCCTTATGAACGTGTGCCAGCTTCGCCTGTACCAACACCTGATGATGATACAAAGAGAGTCTTAGCATATACACTCACACCACTCTTTATTCTTTTTGCTGTATTTGTTGGATGCTATCTATTATATAGAAAGCGCAAAGGTGGTTCATTTGCAGAGTTGGCAAGTGGTGAGGCATCATTATCCCGACCACCTTCAGCTGGGGCAGGAATGGAAAATGATGGTACCAGCTTGCAAGGACAGGTGACATTATGTGAAGTTAGAGCTCGAGGCAGATTCGGGGCAGTGTGGCGTGCCAAGCTGGGTCAGAGTGATGTCGCTGTCAAAGTCTTCCCGTTACAAGACAAGCAATCCTGGGTGGCCGAGCAAGAAATATACAGGTTGCCACGAATGGATCATCCAGATATTTTACACTACATTGGTGTTGATAGGACTGGAGATAACTTACAAGCTGAATATTGGCTTGTTACTGAATATCATGAGAAA GGTTCCCTATGCGATTACTTGAAAGCGCACACATTCACATGGCCGGAAGCGTGGCGAGTGGCAGCCAGTGTAGCGCGTGGTCTTGCACATTTACATGAAGAGGGGGGCGGCAAGCCTGCTATAGCACACAGGGACTTCAAATCCAAGAATGTCCTGCTCAAAGCGGATTTAAGCGCTTGCATCGCTGACTTTGGGCTGGCTCTTATATTCGTTTCTGGTCACGGATGTGGGGACGCGCATGGTCAAGTTGGAACACGACGTTATATGGCGCCAGAAGTGCTTGATGGTGCTATTAACTTTACGAAGGACGCCTTCTTAAGAATCGATATGTACGCGTGTGCGCTGGTGCTCTGGGAAATTGTTTCAAG atgTGAGGCAGCCGGTGTTGACCCAACCGCGCAATACCGATTACCCCTCGAAGAGGAAGTGGGTTCGCATCCCGGCCTAGAAGAAATGCAGGAGACAGTCGTTCAAAGGAAAATGCGGCCACAGATACCGCCACAGTGGAGAGATCATCca gGTCTGGCAGTCCTTTGTGACACAATGGAGGAGTGCTGGGACCACGATGCCGAAGCACGTCTATCAGCGTCATGTGTGCTTGAACGCATCGTCGCTCAGAGACCAACAACGAGTCAGCCCTCTCTAACACCTGACACTACACCACTGCTCATTCACGAGTTGAATGACCCCCAACCCTGCTGA
- the LOC125049844 gene encoding dihydroceramide fatty acyl 2-hydroxylase FAH2 has product MAFSVLYGGENYDINKFLRDHPGGVNTLEKFKGQPIGSVMKAYGHSTSAYHMLNDFKIDKNITGSVSENGRIITQDESARGSEEIKFLEELESRLDWSKPILSQLHKLSPHYDKWVNSAVYKQCRLFSSPLLESLTYTPWYLVPVFWVPIIMYLVFTQYTEHVVWEDTQDKLTSSQFAWHIAFGVIIWSLLEYSLHRWVFHYDPGSSNTLIQLHFLIHGMHHKVPFDGLRQVFPPIPALVITCILSVPVWCLFSHAVIKITGGLIGYLTYDMIHYYVHHGSPRDGSYLYAMKRYHSNHHFINHDKAFGISSKVWDLAFDTCVQVKKLGFSLRW; this is encoded by the exons ATGGCGTTTAGCGTACTCTATGGTGGTGAAAATTATgacataaacaaatttttacgCGACCACCCCGGTGGTGTGAATACGTTGGAAAAGTTTAAAGGACAGCCTATAGGGAGTGTGATGAAGGCATACGGCCACAGCACGAGTGCATATCACAtgttaaatgattttaaaatagataaaaacataacTGGCAGTGTCAGTGAAAATGGTAGGATTATTACACAGGACGAAAGCGCGCGAGGTTCGGAGGAAATTAAGTTCTTGGAGGAATTGGag AGCAGACTAGATTGGTCGAAGCCCATCCTAAGCCAGCTTCACAAGCTTTCTCCACACTATGACAAGTGGGTTAACAGTGCCGTGTATAAGCAGTGCAGGCTGTTCTCTTCCCCTCTCCTGGAGAGCCTGACGTACACACCCTGGTATCTAGTACCAGTCTTCTGGGTACCAATAATTATGTACCTTGTATTTACACAGTATACTGAACACGTTGTTTGGGAAG ATACCCAAGACAAACTCACATCGAGCCAGTTCGCGTGGCACATTGCATTTGGCGTTATTATATGGAGTCTCTTAGAATATTCACTACATCGATGGGTCTTCCACTACGATCCTGGTTCTTCTAATACGCTGATACAACTGCATTTTCTTATACATGGAATGCATCATAAG GTTCCATTCGATGGTTTACGACAAGTATTCCCACCGATTCCTGCACTAGTCATCACCTGTATCCTCTCAGTACCAGTCTGGTGTCTGTTTTCACATGCAGTCATAAAAATAACTGGCGGACTTATAG GATATCTGACATATGACATGATTCATTACTACGTGCACCACGGCTCACCTCGTGACGGATCTTATCTTTACGCAATGAAGAGATATCATTCAAATCATCACTTTATTAATCATGATAAAG CTTTCGGCATTAGCAGCAAAGTATGGGATCTTGCGTTTGACACATGTGTCCAAGTCAAGAAGTTAGGTTTTAGTTTGCGATGGTAA